The Mesobacillus jeotgali genome window below encodes:
- a CDS encoding calcium-translocating P-type ATPase, SERCA-type, giving the protein MKFHEMNENEIVSALRTDFTEGLDEKEVKRRREQHGYNALAEGEKQSALLLFFSQFKDFMVLVLLAATLISGLLGEIVDAIAIIAIVLVNGILGFFQERKAEKSLDALKELSAPQVHALRDGEWTKIPSKEVVPGDILKFTSGDRIGADIRLIESRSLEIEESALTGESVPVQKNTSPLRIPNPGLGDMENMAFMGTMITRGSGTGVVVATGMKTAMGQIADLLQTAEAQETPLQRRLEQLGKILITAALFLTLLVVGIGVLQGHDLYTMFLAGVSLAVAAIPEGLPAIVTVALSLGVQRMIRKNAIVRKLPAVETLGCASVICSDKTGTMTQNKMTVTHLWSGNKTWTVDGVGYSPTGLFFHRDKSIDPHSEKSLQQLLTFGMLCNHAEMVDKDGEYTIDGDPTEGALLVAAMKAGYRRETLLEQFEIVNEFPFDSQRKMMSMIVKDKTGRKFAVVKGAPDVLIGLSDSILWDERQQRLTKDLTAKVQGAIDELAGNALRTIAIAFKPIPQNTVVLHENEAEKDLVFIGLQGMIDPPRPEVKTAVKECRDAGIKTVMITGDHVITAKAIASQLGILTKDSKVLDGKALSEMSVSELEDIVDDVSVFARVSPEHKLKIVKALQNRGHIVAMTGDGVNDAPAIKAADIGVAMGITGTDVAKEASSLVLLDDNFATIKAAIKEGRNIYENIRKFIRYLLASNVGEILVMLFAMILGLPLPLVPIQILWVNLVTDGLPAMALGLDQPEENVMKRAPRHPKEGVFARGLGWKVVSRGFLIGLVTLFAFMIVYNRNPDNLVYAQTIAFTTLVMAQLIHVFDCRSEKSIFARNPFENKYLVWAVISSLVMVLVVIYSPVLQPIFHTVPILATDWLLIIGLSAVPTFLLAGTFFVRKTKRNMI; this is encoded by the coding sequence ATGAAGTTCCATGAGATGAATGAAAATGAAATAGTTAGTGCCTTAAGAACCGATTTTACAGAAGGATTGGATGAAAAGGAAGTAAAACGCAGACGTGAACAGCATGGATATAATGCATTGGCCGAGGGGGAGAAACAATCGGCCCTGTTATTATTTTTCAGCCAGTTCAAGGATTTCATGGTACTGGTGCTGCTTGCAGCGACGTTGATTTCAGGCTTGCTTGGCGAAATAGTTGATGCGATTGCCATCATAGCCATTGTTCTCGTAAATGGTATCCTGGGATTTTTCCAGGAAAGGAAGGCAGAAAAATCACTTGATGCCCTCAAAGAGCTTTCTGCACCGCAAGTCCATGCATTGCGGGATGGTGAGTGGACAAAGATTCCTTCAAAAGAAGTCGTGCCTGGTGACATCCTTAAATTCACAAGTGGGGACAGAATTGGTGCGGATATTCGTTTGATTGAGTCAAGAAGCCTGGAAATTGAAGAGTCAGCTTTAACGGGTGAATCTGTTCCGGTGCAAAAAAACACAAGTCCTTTGAGGATACCTAACCCGGGACTGGGTGATATGGAAAATATGGCGTTCATGGGCACGATGATCACCAGGGGAAGCGGAACTGGTGTGGTTGTGGCAACAGGAATGAAAACCGCAATGGGCCAGATTGCTGACCTGCTGCAAACGGCTGAAGCCCAGGAAACACCACTTCAGCGCAGGCTTGAACAATTAGGGAAAATCCTGATTACTGCTGCACTTTTCTTAACCTTATTGGTAGTAGGAATTGGTGTGCTTCAAGGGCATGACCTATATACGATGTTCCTGGCAGGTGTCAGTTTGGCGGTAGCAGCCATTCCTGAAGGACTGCCGGCAATCGTTACTGTTGCGTTATCGCTTGGTGTCCAGAGAATGATCAGGAAGAATGCAATCGTCAGGAAGCTTCCGGCAGTGGAGACTCTGGGATGTGCATCTGTCATTTGTTCTGACAAAACGGGAACGATGACACAAAACAAAATGACCGTTACCCATTTGTGGAGCGGGAATAAAACCTGGACTGTCGATGGAGTAGGATACTCGCCGACAGGATTGTTCTTCCACAGAGACAAAAGCATTGATCCGCACAGTGAGAAATCATTGCAGCAGCTGCTGACGTTCGGTATGCTCTGCAATCACGCAGAAATGGTGGATAAAGATGGTGAGTACACAATTGACGGTGACCCTACTGAAGGAGCGCTGCTGGTTGCCGCGATGAAAGCAGGTTACAGGAGGGAAACCCTGCTGGAACAATTTGAAATTGTGAACGAGTTCCCATTTGATTCCCAGCGGAAAATGATGAGTATGATCGTAAAAGATAAAACGGGCCGGAAATTCGCCGTTGTAAAAGGTGCTCCGGATGTCCTGATTGGATTGAGTGATTCGATTCTGTGGGACGAAAGACAACAGCGCCTGACAAAAGACTTGACTGCTAAAGTCCAGGGGGCTATTGATGAACTGGCTGGCAATGCATTACGTACGATTGCAATTGCCTTCAAGCCAATTCCGCAAAACACTGTAGTGCTCCATGAAAATGAAGCCGAAAAGGACCTGGTTTTCATCGGATTACAAGGGATGATCGACCCGCCGCGTCCTGAAGTGAAAACAGCTGTAAAAGAATGCCGCGATGCAGGAATAAAAACAGTGATGATCACTGGTGACCATGTCATCACCGCGAAGGCGATTGCCAGTCAGTTAGGTATATTAACGAAGGACAGCAAAGTTCTGGATGGTAAGGCATTATCAGAAATGTCCGTATCAGAACTCGAGGATATCGTCGACGACGTCTCGGTTTTTGCAAGGGTTTCGCCTGAGCATAAACTTAAGATTGTCAAGGCATTGCAAAATAGAGGACACATCGTTGCGATGACAGGTGATGGCGTCAATGATGCGCCAGCCATTAAAGCTGCGGATATAGGGGTCGCGATGGGGATAACAGGTACAGATGTAGCAAAAGAAGCCTCTTCACTCGTACTCCTGGATGATAACTTCGCAACGATAAAAGCAGCCATTAAAGAGGGCCGGAACATCTATGAAAATATCAGGAAGTTCATCAGGTACCTCCTTGCGTCCAATGTGGGAGAGATCTTGGTCATGCTATTCGCGATGATCCTTGGCTTGCCGCTCCCATTAGTGCCGATACAAATCCTGTGGGTGAACCTTGTGACAGATGGACTGCCTGCGATGGCATTGGGACTGGACCAGCCGGAGGAGAATGTGATGAAACGTGCACCACGCCATCCAAAGGAAGGAGTATTCGCCCGAGGATTAGGCTGGAAAGTCGTCTCAAGAGGTTTCCTGATTGGGCTGGTGACATTATTTGCGTTCATGATTGTGTATAATAGAAATCCTGATAACCTGGTTTATGCACAGACGATAGCGTTTACTACACTCGTTATGGCGCAGCTGATCCACGTATTCGACTGTCGAAGCGAAAAATCGATCTTCGCCCGCAATCCATTTGAAAACAAATATTTAGTTTGGGCTGTCATTTCATCATTGGTCATGGTCCTTGTTGTAATCTATTCACCAGTATTACAGCCGATATTCCACACAGTTCCAATACTGGCGACTGATTGGTTATTAATCATCGGCTTATCGGCAGTTCCAACATTTTTGCTTGCAGGAACATTTTTTGTAAGAAAAACAAAGAGAAATATGATATAA